The Benincasa hispida cultivar B227 chromosome 9, ASM972705v1, whole genome shotgun sequence genome has a segment encoding these proteins:
- the LOC120085804 gene encoding la-related protein 1C-like isoform X2, with protein sequence MGKATDYSSNHRSPSGTGLSGDNINSSEFRRKNLQSPWAQIVRGEPESISPVDQSQLSSSSSSLSSLAVSATETPAPASPPSDIFTSSENYDANDGNATATSKKQAWNKPTNGVVEGGPVMGADSWPALAESARASPKLAVDSPPKVTIEVSVPLSQGSINVPPQRQATNNAKSNSSLKHTVVARHRPSRRGGGGGGSSVGGPARGFYRPPPPPPPPPPPPPPPFPVFQIPPASYCNLMPAIPDPSSGEPLFSNWDPRGVAGFVPQINFATDHRNFFPRGTLALHPRGDGHYHNNRGGKRGQDRGIYPNARDAHFQPHRPHTRGFMRPLPPYTAQFPQAVRPHGNPMTPPEFVYVPTLPLEPYRGMPFMPRPANYPAVDPTLSASIVKQIEYYFSDGNLVKDDYLRSQMDDQGWVPISLIATFPMVLSLTNNIQWIVESLRASTEVEVQDNKIRRRNEWKKWTTKSNWYRTDLVSSTPSGSGHDTLANSFQRVRVDEGARSKLTNGEVNQDVQTDI encoded by the exons ATGGGGAAGGCTACCGATTATTCATCTAATCATCGTTCGCCAAGTGGAACTGGTTTGTCCGGCGATAATATCAACAGCTCCGAGTTTCGGCGGAAGAATCTTCAGTCTCCGTGGGCTCAAATCGTCCGAGGTGAGCCAGAATCGATCTCACCCGTCGATCAGTCCCAGCTGTCGTCGTCCTCGTCATCGCTCTCTTCGCTAGCGGTTTCTGCTACAGAAACCCCCGCTCCTGCTTCACCGCCGTCCGATATCTTTACATCTTCCGAGAACTATGATGCAAATGACGGTAATGCAACGGCTACGTCGAAGAAGCAGGCTTGGAACAAGCCTACGAATGGCGTTGTTGAGGGTGGTCCTGTAATGGGGGCAGACTCTTGGCCTGCTCTTGCTGAATCCGCGAGGGCTTCACCCAAATTAGCGGTTGATTCTCCTCCGAAGGTTACCATCGAAGTATCAGTCCCCCTTTCTCAG GGATCTATCAATGTACCCCCTCAGCGGCAAGCTACAAATAATGCCAAATCGAACTCAAGTCTGAAGCATACAGTGGTTGCTCGACATAGACCATCAAGGCggggtggtggtggtggtggaagCTCAGTGGGAGGGCCTGCACGAGGCTTTTATCGCCCTCCGCCACCTCCGCCACCTCCACCACCACCTCCCCCACCACCTTTTCCTGTATTTCAAATTCCTCCAGCTAGTTATTGTAATCTGATGCCAGCAATTCCTGATCCTTCTTCAGGAGAACCACTGTTCAGTAACTGGGATCCACGGGGTGTTGCAGGCTTTGTGCCTCAAATAAATTTTGCCACTGATCACCGAAACTTCTTTCCTAGGGGGACTTTAGCCCTCCACCCCCGTGGTGATGGTCACTACCATAACAATCGTGGAGGAAAACGTGGTCAAGATCGTGGAATATATCCTAATGCTCGAGATGCTCATTTTCAGCCGCACAGGCCTCATACTAGAGGCTTTATGAGGCCTTTGCCACCTTACACTGCTCAGTTTCCCCAGGCTGTTAGACCTCATGGGAATCCCATGACTCCTCCAG AGTTTGTCTATGTTCCTACGTTGCCCTTGGAGCCTTACAGAGGCATGCCTTTCATGCCACGACCTGCGAATTATCCTGCTGTAGATCCCACTCTATCTGCATCAATAGTTAAGCAGATTGAATATTATTTCAG CGATGGTAATTTGGTAAAGGATGATTACTTAAGGTCCCAGATGGACGATCAAGGCTGGGTGCCAATTTCTCTGATAGCTACCTTTCCTATG GTACTGAGTTTGACTAACAATATTCAATGGATAGTAGAATCCTTGAGAGCATCAACTGAAGTGGAAGTGCAG GATAATAAGATCAGACGGCGAAATGAGTGGAAGAAATGGACAACAAAATCCAATTGGTATAGGACTGATTTGGTCTCTTCTACTCCAAGTGGATCAGGTCATGATACTCTAGCAAATTCTTTTCAAAGGGTCAGAGTGGATGAAG GTGCTCGTTCAAAACTTACTAATGGGGAGGTGAATCAGGATGTTCAGACTGATATCTGA
- the LOC120085804 gene encoding la-related protein 1C-like isoform X1: MGKATDYSSNHRSPSGTGLSGDNINSSEFRRKNLQSPWAQIVRGEPESISPVDQSQLSSSSSSLSSLAVSATETPAPASPPSDIFTSSENYDANDGNATATSKKQAWNKPTNGVVEGGPVMGADSWPALAESARASPKLAVDSPPKVTIEVSVPLSQGSINVPPQRQATNNAKSNSSLKHTVVARHRPSRRGGGGGGSSVGGPARGFYRPPPPPPPPPPPPPPPFPVFQIPPASYCNLMPAIPDPSSGEPLFSNWDPRGVAGFVPQINFATDHRNFFPRGTLALHPRGDGHYHNNRGGKRGQDRGIYPNARDAHFQPHRPHTRGFMRPLPPYTAQFPQAVRPHGNPMTPPEFVYVPTLPLEPYRGMPFMPRPANYPAVDPTLSASIVKQIEYYFSDGNLVKDDYLRSQMDDQGWVPISLIATFPMVLSLTNNIQWIVESLRASTEVEVQDNKIRRRNEWKKWTTKSNWYRTDLVSSTPSGSGHDTLANSFQRVRVDEGMNQSMTSDSDPHNTKSTTELQSSETGARSKLTNGEVNQDVQTDI; encoded by the exons ATGGGGAAGGCTACCGATTATTCATCTAATCATCGTTCGCCAAGTGGAACTGGTTTGTCCGGCGATAATATCAACAGCTCCGAGTTTCGGCGGAAGAATCTTCAGTCTCCGTGGGCTCAAATCGTCCGAGGTGAGCCAGAATCGATCTCACCCGTCGATCAGTCCCAGCTGTCGTCGTCCTCGTCATCGCTCTCTTCGCTAGCGGTTTCTGCTACAGAAACCCCCGCTCCTGCTTCACCGCCGTCCGATATCTTTACATCTTCCGAGAACTATGATGCAAATGACGGTAATGCAACGGCTACGTCGAAGAAGCAGGCTTGGAACAAGCCTACGAATGGCGTTGTTGAGGGTGGTCCTGTAATGGGGGCAGACTCTTGGCCTGCTCTTGCTGAATCCGCGAGGGCTTCACCCAAATTAGCGGTTGATTCTCCTCCGAAGGTTACCATCGAAGTATCAGTCCCCCTTTCTCAG GGATCTATCAATGTACCCCCTCAGCGGCAAGCTACAAATAATGCCAAATCGAACTCAAGTCTGAAGCATACAGTGGTTGCTCGACATAGACCATCAAGGCggggtggtggtggtggtggaagCTCAGTGGGAGGGCCTGCACGAGGCTTTTATCGCCCTCCGCCACCTCCGCCACCTCCACCACCACCTCCCCCACCACCTTTTCCTGTATTTCAAATTCCTCCAGCTAGTTATTGTAATCTGATGCCAGCAATTCCTGATCCTTCTTCAGGAGAACCACTGTTCAGTAACTGGGATCCACGGGGTGTTGCAGGCTTTGTGCCTCAAATAAATTTTGCCACTGATCACCGAAACTTCTTTCCTAGGGGGACTTTAGCCCTCCACCCCCGTGGTGATGGTCACTACCATAACAATCGTGGAGGAAAACGTGGTCAAGATCGTGGAATATATCCTAATGCTCGAGATGCTCATTTTCAGCCGCACAGGCCTCATACTAGAGGCTTTATGAGGCCTTTGCCACCTTACACTGCTCAGTTTCCCCAGGCTGTTAGACCTCATGGGAATCCCATGACTCCTCCAG AGTTTGTCTATGTTCCTACGTTGCCCTTGGAGCCTTACAGAGGCATGCCTTTCATGCCACGACCTGCGAATTATCCTGCTGTAGATCCCACTCTATCTGCATCAATAGTTAAGCAGATTGAATATTATTTCAG CGATGGTAATTTGGTAAAGGATGATTACTTAAGGTCCCAGATGGACGATCAAGGCTGGGTGCCAATTTCTCTGATAGCTACCTTTCCTATG GTACTGAGTTTGACTAACAATATTCAATGGATAGTAGAATCCTTGAGAGCATCAACTGAAGTGGAAGTGCAG GATAATAAGATCAGACGGCGAAATGAGTGGAAGAAATGGACAACAAAATCCAATTGGTATAGGACTGATTTGGTCTCTTCTACTCCAAGTGGATCAGGTCATGATACTCTAGCAAATTCTTTTCAAAGGGTCAGAGTGGATGAAGGTATGAACCAAAGTATGACCAGTGATAGTGATCCTCATAATACCAAGAGTACTACTGAGTTGCAATCTTCCGAGACAGGTGCTCGTTCAAAACTTACTAATGGGGAGGTGAATCAGGATGTTCAGACTGATATCTGA